In one Enterobacteriaceae endosymbiont of Donacia thalassina genomic region, the following are encoded:
- the rpsD gene encoding 30S ribosomal protein S4 — MARYLGPKLKLSRREGTDLFLKSNVRAIDTKCKLEQAPGQHGIKKSRLSDYGIQLREKQKIRRLYGILERQFHNYYKKASHIKGNTGFNLLCLLEKRLDNIVYRMGFGVTRAESRQLISHKSIKVNNYIVNIASYQVSLNDKISVCEKSIKQLRINASIDLYSQREKPSWLEVNNKKMEGIFKRIPERSDLPADINEHLIIELYSK; from the coding sequence ATGGCAAGATATTTAGGACCAAAATTAAAATTATCTAGAAGAGAAGGAACTGATTTATTTTTAAAATCTAACGTACGTGCTATTGATACAAAATGTAAATTAGAACAAGCACCAGGACAACATGGTATAAAAAAATCTAGATTATCTGATTATGGAATTCAATTAAGAGAAAAACAAAAAATACGTAGATTATATGGTATATTAGAACGTCAATTTCATAATTATTATAAAAAAGCATCACATATAAAAGGAAATACTGGATTTAATTTATTATGTTTATTAGAAAAAAGACTAGATAATATTGTGTATAGGATGGGTTTTGGAGTTACAAGAGCAGAATCTAGACAATTAATTTCACATAAATCTATAAAAGTTAATAACTATATTGTAAATATAGCTTCTTATCAAGTATCTTTAAATGATAAAATTTCTGTATGTGAAAAATCTATAAAACAATTAAGAATTAATGCATCAATTGATTTATATTCTCAAAGAGAAAAACCTAGTTGGTTAGAAGTAAATAACAAAAAAATGGAAGGAATTTTTAAAAGAATTCCTGAACGTTCTGATTTACCTGCAGATATTAATGAACATTTAATTATTGAGTTATATTCCAAATAA
- the rpsK gene encoding 30S ribosomal protein S11 produces MKKKSLKSKKNFKKQIVDGIAHIHASFNNTIVTITDRQGNALGCATAGGSGFRGSRKSTPFAAQIAAERCSEIVKNYGIKNLEIMVKGPGPGRESTIRALNNAGFKITNITDITPIPHNGCRPPKKRRV; encoded by the coding sequence ATGAAAAAAAAATCTTTAAAATCTAAAAAAAATTTTAAAAAACAAATTGTAGATGGTATTGCTCATATACATGCTTCCTTTAATAATACAATTGTAACTATTACTGATCGACAAGGTAATGCTTTAGGATGTGCAACGGCAGGAGGATCAGGTTTTAGGGGATCTAGAAAATCCACTCCATTTGCAGCGCAAATAGCTGCGGAAAGATGTTCTGAAATTGTTAAAAATTATGGAATTAAAAATTTAGAGATTATGGTAAAAGGACCGGGACCTGGAAGAGAATCTACAATCCGAGCATTAAATAATGCTGGTTTTAAAATAACTAATATTACAGATATTACTCCTATTCCTCATAATGGATGTAGACCTCCAAAAAAAAGAAGAGTATAA